One Falco naumanni isolate bFalNau1 chromosome 15, bFalNau1.pat, whole genome shotgun sequence DNA segment encodes these proteins:
- the LOC121097937 gene encoding LOW QUALITY PROTEIN: cadherin-1-like (The sequence of the model RefSeq protein was modified relative to this genomic sequence to represent the inferred CDS: deleted 1 base in 1 codon), with protein MGRWGGCAAPLCLLLLLLQADHRLCEQFVPCQPGFTAETFNLTVPRDSVVAGQVLGRVSFVNCGEQQRAMYLSDDTHFRVSRDGVISATRPLQLQRQEISFSVYAWDILGKKHSTRVTLRRWWHHRLHQHQDAAPDVLVFPKHHHGLQRQKRDWVIPPINCPENERGPFPKKLVQIKSNKDKETTVFYSITGQGADTPPVGVFTIERETGWLEVTKPLDREEIDKYVLFSHAVSANGQPVEDPMEIIITVTDQNDNRPMFTKQVFVGYIEENAKPGTSVMTVNATDADDGVNVNNGIINYSILSEEPKSAQRMFTIDPEKGIISVIGTGLDRETTPNYTLIIQAADQEGSGLTNTATAIVEVTDANDNPPIFNPTSYEGMVNENEVGVVVARLHVMDGDMQGSPAWQAVYRIKSGDQDGDFSITTDPKTNDGILKTAKGLDYETRSRYNLVVTVENAVPFTVPLPLSTASVLVLVGDVNEAPVFVPPVKRVEVMEDLPPGHQVTSYTAQDPDKDQRQKITYRMGSDPAGWLAIDPENGIVTAAQPLDRESMHAINSTYKAIVLAVDSGSPDATGTGTLLLLLQDVNDNGPMPEPRIFDICNRQPEEQTLNIVDKDLPPNTYPFQAGLEHGSGANWTVRVIEQDLLVLKLVKQLEPGEYSIFLKLTDGQGKVQVTPVKAQVCDCEGPAKNCERRAYIASGVGIPTILGILGGILALLILLLLLLLFARRRRVVKEPLLPPEDDMRDNVYHYDEEGGGEEDQDYDLSQLHRGLDARPEVIRNDVAPPLMTAPQYRPRPANPDEIGNFIDENLKAADTDPTAPPYDSLLVFDYEGSGSEATSLSSLNSSASDRDQDYDYLNDWGSRFRKLADLYGGGEDDD; from the exons tgAGCTTTGTGAACTGTGGTGAGCAGCAGCGTGCCATGTACCTCTCGGATGACACACACTTCAGGGTGAGCAGGGATGGTGTCATTTCTGCAACCCGGCCCCTGCAGCTCCAGCGGCAGGAGATCAGCTTCTCTGTCTACGCATGGGACATCTTGGGCAAGAAGCATTCGACCAGGGTGACCCTGCGCAGGTGGTGGCATCATCGCCTCCACCAGCACCAG gaCGCAGCGCCTGACGTGCTGGTCTTCCCTAAGCACCACCATGGCCTCCAGCGGCAGAAGAGGGACTGGGTCATCCCCCCCATCAACTGCCCCGAGAACGAGCGGGGACCCTTCCCCAAGAAGCTGGTGCAG ATCAAATCCAACAAGGACAAGGAGACCACAGTTTTCTACAGCATCACGGGGCAGGGGGCGGACACCCCCCCCGTGGGCGTCTTCACCATTGAGCGGGAGACGGGGTGGCTAGAGGTGACGAAGCCGCTGGACCGGGAGGAGATCGATAAATACGTC CTCTTCTCCCACGCCGTGTCGGCCAACgggcagcctgtggaggaccccatggAGATCATCATCACCGTCACAGACCAGAATGACAACCGGCCCATGTTCACCAAGCAAGTCTTTGTTGGCTATATTGAGGAGAACGCAAAGCCGG GCACATCTGTGATGACCGTGAACGCCACAGATGCAGATGATGGGGTCAATGTGAACAACGGCATCATCAACTACTCCATCCTCAGCGAGGAGCCCAAGAGTGCGCAACGGATGTTCACCATTGACCCGGAGAAGGGCATCATCAGTGTCATCGGCACCGGGCTGGACCGAGAG ACCACTCCCAACTACACACTGATCATCCAGGCTGCGGACCAGGAGGGCAGTGGCCTGACCAACACTGCCACCGCCATCGTGGAAGTCACCGACGCAAACGACAACCCTCCCATCTTCAACCCCACCTCG TATGAGGGGATGGTGAATGAAAATGAGGTGGGGGTGGTAGTGGCCCGGCTGCACGTGATGGACGGGGACATGCAGGGCTCCCCTGCCTGGCAAGCTGTCTACCGCATCAAGAGCGGAGACCAGGATGGTGACTTCAGCATCACCACCGACCCCAAAACCAACGATGGCATCCTGAAAACCGCCAAG GGCCTGGATTACGAGACCAGAAGCCGGTATAACCTCGTGGTGACAGTGGAGAATGCCGTCCCCTTCACCGTGCCCCTGCCGCTCTCCACAGCCAGTGTCCTGGTGTTGGTTGGAGATGTGAATGAAGCCCCTGTTTTCGTGCCCCCAGTTAAGAGGGTGGAGGTGATGGAGGATCTGCCACCGGGGCACCAGGTCACCTCCTACACTGCCCAGGACCCGGACAAGGATCAGAGGCAGAAAATCAC GTACCGCATGGGCAGTGACCCCGCGGGGTGGCTGGCCATCGACCCTGAGAACGGCATCGTCACGGCAGCCCAGCCGCTGGACCGGGAGTCAATGCACGCCATCAACAGCACCTACAAGGCCATTGTCCTGGCGGTGGACAGTG GGTCGCCGGATGCCACTGGCACAGGGACgctgctccttctcctccaggaTGTGAACGACAATGGGCCCATGCCAGAGCCCCGGATCTTTGACATCTGCAACCGGCAGCCTGAGGAGCAAACGCTGAACATTGTCGACAAGGACCTGCCCCCCAACACCTACCCCTTccaagcagggctggagcacggCTCTGGTGCCAACTGGACTGTCAGGGTGATTGAACAAG ACCTGCTGGTGCTGAAGCTGGTGAAGCAGCTGGAGCCGGGGGAGTACAGCATCTTCCTGAAGCTGACGGATGGCCAGGGCAAGGTGCAGGTGACGCCAGTCAAAGCCCAGGTGTGCGACTGTGAAGGGCCAGCCAAAAACTGTGAGCGGCGAGCGTACATTGCTAGTGGCGTGGGCATCCCCACCATCCTGGGCATCCTGGGTGGCATCCTGGCGCTGCTGA tcctgctgctgctgctgctgctctttgccaGGCGCAGGAGGGTGGTGAAGGAGCCACTGCTCCCACCTGAGGATGACATGCGGGACAACGTCTACCACTACGACGAGGAGGGTGGTGGTGAGGAGGACCAG GACTATGACCTGAGCCAGCTGCACCGGGGCCTGGATGCCCGCCCCGAGGTGATCCGCAATGATGTGGCCCCTCCACTGATGACTGCCCCCCAGTACCGGCCCCGGCCTGCCAATCCTGACGAGATTGGGAATTTCATCGATGAG AACCTGAAGGCGGCAGACACGGACCCCACGGCC CCCCCCTACGACTCCCTGCTGGTGTTTGACTACGAGGGCAGCGGCTCAGAGGCCACCTCGCTCAGCTCCCTCAACTCCTCTGCCTCCGACCGCGACCAGGACTACGACTACCTCAACGACTGGGGCAGCCGCTTCAGGAAGCTGGCAGACCTCTACGGCGGCGGGGAGGACGACGACTAG